In a single window of the Rhodamnia argentea isolate NSW1041297 chromosome 2, ASM2092103v1, whole genome shotgun sequence genome:
- the LOC115738692 gene encoding probable methyltransferase At1g29790, producing MGSVSLKIGDGTARFKRATICSSALNILMLLSVVATNIFALYAFTNPNPGYQSHHLLQHKNISLISEQVTLILREIASSQKKLAKMEKELLGYESIDLSRPNIASELKMFLRPHSLPLGKDSRTGITEMVASVGHSCEKSVDLLTQYMSYKVSGPCPDDWSLAQKLILRGCEPLPRRRCFAKSVPKVGLYPFPVSLWKPISDKVVSWSGLGCKSFECVNTKKSSRECAGCLDLASGNENQKFVKARGKNDFVLDDVLALGGGGIRIGFDIGGGSGTFAARMAEKNVTVITSTLNIDAPFNEFIAARGLFPLFLSLDHRFPFYDNVFDIIRASSGLDVVGKPEKLEFLMFDVDRILRAGGLLWVDNFYCATEEKKKTVTRLIERFGYKKLKWVVGEKADPSGSGKSEVYLSAVLQKPLRA from the coding sequence ATGGGGTCGGTCTCGCTGAAGATAGGCGACGGCACCGCCAGATTCAAGCGGGCCACGATCTGCTCCTCCGCCCTCAACATCCTCATGCTCCTCTCCGTCGTCGCCACCAACATCTTCGCTCTCTACGCCTTCACGAACCCCAACCCCGGCTACCAGTCCCACCATCTCCTCCAACACAAGAATATCTCCCTCATCTCCGAGCAAGTCACCCTCATCCTCCGCGAGATCGCCTCCTCCCAGAAGAAGCTCGCCAAGATGGAGAAGGAGCTCCTGGGCTACGAAAGCATCGATCTTTCGCGGCCCAACATCGCGAGCGAGCTCAAGATGTTCCTGCGGCCGCACTCGCTCCCTCTGGGCAAAGATTCGAGGACCGGGATCACCGAAATGGTGGCATCCGTCGGTCATTCTTGTGAGAAATCCGTCGACTTGTTGACCCAGTATATGAGCTACAAGGTCTCGGGGCCCTGTCCCGACGATTGGAGTCTTGCCCAGAAGCTGATTCTGCGGGGGTGCGAGCCTCTGCCTCGGAGAAGGTGCTTCGCTAAGTCTGTTCCCAAGGTGGGTCTTTACCCTTTCCCTGTCTCTCTTTGGAAGCCGATTAGTGACAAGGTCGTGAGTTGGAGTGGCCTTGGTTGCAAGAGCTTTGAGTGCGTGAATACTAAGAAGTCCTCTAGGGAATGTGCTGGTTGTCTTGATTTGGCTAGTGGGAATGAGAATCAGAAGTTTGTGAAGGCTAGAGGCAAGAATGATTTCGTCCTTGATGACGTGTTGGCTTTGGGTGGTGGTGGAATTAGGATCGGGTTTGACATTGGAGGTGGGTCGGGTACGTTTGCTGCGAGGATGGCTGAGAAGAATGTGACTGTGATCACAAGCACGTTAAACATCGATGCGCCGTTTAACGAGTTCATCGCGGCAAGGGGTCTTTTCCCTTTGTTCTTAAGCTTGGATCACAGGTTCCCCTTCTATGACAATGTGTTTGACATAATTCGGGCATCGAGTGGATTGGATGTCGTGGGGAAGCCGGAGAAGTTGGAGTTCTTGATGTTTGATGTAGACCGGATCTTGAGGGCTGGAGGATTGCTGTGGGTGGACAATTTCTATTGTGCCaccgaggagaagaagaagactgtGACCCGATTGATCGAGCGGTTCGGGTACAAGAAGCTAAAATGGGTCGTGGGAGAGAAGGCGGATCCATCTGGGTCAGGCAAATCAGAAGTATACTTGTCTGCGGTTTTGCAGAAACCATTGAGGGCATAG